Genomic segment of Melanotaenia boesemani isolate fMelBoe1 chromosome 10, fMelBoe1.pri, whole genome shotgun sequence:
TTCATACAGGACACATAGCTAATCCATTTTACAATGAGAAGCATTTAGTACACAGAAAATCTTTATCATAGCAGTTTTTAAGGTACGCAGCTATCAGTGAACAGAGCATTTGTTGCACTAATGTGGCACTCACCATCTCCAAGAGGGTCTAACGTGTGAATCATGAGTTGGAAGATGGTGTTTCTCATGGTGCTGTTGTGTAAAGAAGCTGAACTCCCCCCTCGCTGAAGGGATGGCTTCAACTGGGGAAAAAGATGGCTGAGGTCATGACATCTACTCACTACATGGACAGTGAAACATCACTGTTTGACAGTCATCTCCAAATGGATGTGAGGGTATTCTTTATTACAAGTGCATGAACATCATCCAGCACTTGCAGTGAGGCTTTTACACATGATGCTATAATAGACAGAAGTGAAGACAGTTaaataaagtgaaagaaaaaataaaaaaaaacaaatgatcaaAATGAACAATGGGATAATAATCACCAAATGTGTTTGTTGTCACTCTTCttgttggtttggtttttttattttttgtttcttttttttttttttttacctttaaccGATTCTTGTCCTCTGGAACAGGAGGGGCATTATCTTCATCGTCCCCATTTGTCTGCATGCAACAATGTTGTTTTCAGTGATAATGTTTCATTGGTAGAGATAGATCaaagttatttcattttttggtagagttttaaaaatatatgttaaatGTAATCATATGTATTACTACTTCATACATTGCACATATACGGGGTCATGGCAGCATTATACGTCAGTAGTAGAGATGTAGCTGTGTTCAACAGACAAGGTTACAAGTTGTAAACAAATCTACCCTAAACCCActttaaaaccaaaagtaaTTCAATTTTACAGCAGTGTGAAGAGGAGCAGCATTTTCAGTACTACATTATTTCATTTGCATGTATGGAACCCAGTATTAGCAGCATGTCCTGCTCAGCAAAAGCTCTGAGTCTAAACAAActcttcatctttattttgagTAAAGTAAAGCCTCAATCACATTTACCAAGGTTAAAGACAGTATATGTTGATGCTACAGTTTGTGGAGAGCTGTAGCTCCTCAAGGGATTAGTTTGAAGTGGCTGATCAGCTTTGGTTGCCAAGGCCTATGCTAGTAGCTACCACAAGCGTCATTTCACACTTTATTCACCTTTAACACATAAAGAAAACTACAAGCTACAAGCAGAGGAGGTGATGCCAAAAGTAATGACAAGTGTGATTATTGTCAATAAACTAGactgtaaataatgaaaaacagattaaataatgCTACCTAATCACTTGCCATATTATTTGACAGTTAAGCAGCAAaacacagatattttttttccaagaacCTCAAAGTAAGGTgttttaactaataaatatgattaaatttgtattttacaaTGCTATACATGCTAATACATCTAGATGGATCTAAACAACATGTCAAAGGTTGCCAAAGGAGAAAAACTTCAACTTTAAGTACCTTAAAACAAGTTCTGTCAGAGGAGTGCTTACCTTTTCAGGTTCTTCCACTGCAATAACTTTCACAATGCTCTTGTGTTTGTGGAGTTGGGTCTTGAACGCTCGCTCCAGTTGCACATTGTACTTCATAAAGATGACATAGAAAGAGTAGCCAGCCACCAGCATAGCGCTCTCCCACCACAATATGACATTATCCAAGAAGAAGATGATTAGTAAGATGAGGTCAAATATGTAGAATGAGACATCTCTAAAAAGTGGCCACCAGGTCAGATGAAGAATCTCCCGAGAAAACAAAGCACACATTCCAATCACaaacaaaatgttgaaaacTGCTGAACCAACAATTGTGCCAATGCCCACATTACTATGGGCAATGAAGACTCCTATCAAGGAGGTAAAAAGCTCTGGTGCAGAACCTCCAGCAGCCATGAAAGTGGCTCCTGCGACATCATCTGAGATAGCTAGTTTGTCTGTGATAACCCCGAGCGCAGGCACAAAGAACTCATCACAGACAATTGCAAGAGACACAAACATGTACATCATCCCCAAAATGTGGAGAACCACCCATCCTCGCCTGCGATCTTCAATAGAGAAGATATCTTCAGGGTATTCACCCTTGACATGTGGAGCTTCACCAGGGGAAGCTGGAGAAATTGTAGTGACTGGAGAAACTGGTGTGGGGGTCTCTGCTGGTGGTTCAGGGGCCACATAAATGCAGTGTACAATAGTTCGGTTTGTGGTTGGCACCTGGGGAGATTCAGTAGGGGTGGATGCTTTGAAATCTGAAGTTGTAtcagtatttgttttaatatctgTATCCGCATCCGTATGATGTACCACATGCATCTCTGGTGTTGTTTGATCTGTGGGCTCTATTTCATGTGTTGCAGTGAGCGGTTCCTCCAGTGCCCCAGGCTCTGCTGTGGCCTCCTCTACACCCTCTGTTGAGCCTTCTCCAAAATCCTCTGCAATCTGAGGCAATGGC
This window contains:
- the slc24a1 gene encoding sodium/potassium/calcium exchanger 1, which translates into the protein MHCTRRKRLQLSRILFLLSGVFLCTLYQLTISARLYEPLPLPQIAEDFGEGSTEGVEEATAEPGALEEPLTATHEIEPTDQTTPEMHVVHHTDADTDIKTNTDTTSDFKASTPTESPQVPTTNRTIVHCIYVAPEPPAETPTPVSPVTTISPASPGEAPHVKGEYPEDIFSIEDRRRGWVVLHILGMMYMFVSLAIVCDEFFVPALGVITDKLAISDDVAGATFMAAGGSAPELFTSLIGVFIAHSNVGIGTIVGSAVFNILFVIGMCALFSREILHLTWWPLFRDVSFYIFDLILLIIFFLDNVILWWESAMLVAGYSFYVIFMKYNVQLERAFKTQLHKHKSIVKVIAVEEPEKTNGDDEDNAPPVPEDKNRLKLKPSLQRGGSSASLHNSTMRNTIFQLMIHTLDPLGDGKFKEKAESLTSVARKKSEPKSHDKSEESGGKTDQTKEQDAAPATDTEKKEQPEDKKDDVPAEQGGSGGSEDSGSDEGDSDDESEESSEEESEEEEEEVEEEEEEEQEDEPLSLHWPETRRKQATYLFLLPIVFPLWLTVPDVRNQKSRKFFAITFLGSIMWIAIFSYLMVWWAHQVGETIGISEEIMGLTILAAGTSIPDLITSVIVARKGLGDMAVSSSVGSNIFDITVGLPVPWLLYSAIHGFSPVAVSSNGLFCAIVLLFLMLLFVIISIAACKWKMNKGLGFTMFLLYFIFLVLSVMLEDRIIVCPVSI